One genomic region from Leptospira tipperaryensis encodes:
- a CDS encoding energy transducer TonB, whose translation MKFFKIGLIVVFFFGSMLFAVRKEKSKLSDIGFIYGISKNRISCQELIEKKFPLADATFEYPIVQVLAPMTIDSYPRSAIKKNIKRCVIDTYVIVNTDGILENYCLSANSCDHSDFNESAGMMLNTASYKPCKIDGASSTCYQKISIVFILN comes from the coding sequence TTGAAATTTTTTAAAATCGGATTGATTGTAGTTTTTTTCTTCGGAAGTATGTTGTTTGCCGTTCGTAAAGAGAAATCAAAACTTTCCGATATCGGTTTTATTTACGGTATCAGTAAAAATCGAATTTCTTGCCAAGAATTGATCGAGAAAAAATTTCCTCTCGCCGACGCCACTTTTGAATATCCGATCGTACAGGTGTTGGCTCCTATGACGATTGACTCTTATCCACGTTCGGCGATTAAAAAAAATATCAAGAGATGCGTGATCGATACGTATGTAATCGTCAATACGGATGGTATATTAGAAAATTATTGTCTATCAGCAAATAGCTGCGATCACTCCGATTTTAACGAATCCGCAGGAATGATGTTGAATACCGCTTCCTACAAGCCTTGTAAAATAGACGGCGCAAGTTCTACTTGTTATCAAAAGATCTCCATTGTGTTCATTCTAAATTAG
- a CDS encoding LA_0442/LA_0875 N-terminal domain-containing protein, which yields MRPNAFVLFFVFFFFGSALVAADIVRLKNGLIYRGKVILEDDEKVLLAENEDFIRYINKDNVVSVTYEKPQDKGKNAISSDKPSTPSKSETTHTNPYAGIAAPIEREPPHAGTQGNDTTIDVTHEIVSDFIWRGLSFSGEMANRRRNDSYAATTFVPSYQPTININTPLKGFMIQFWGNFQLNERNDRDSDGRFQLSPGGAGPAYPGQGNPFTAPNPDLANQGCVYDTQSNVMSGNFATGPTCGGLTPRPYKEQNGMKRADGLFYAFYYTFEKTSWGKFTVGTWFYNTFNKNPGYVSAPLGGYNSLAAQGVTSSNNTSNQITRLAWQEYYIFWQLPFLSYITPTLSFYTQMSQENAGLAAGKNYLSLYMSHEYFSEKFFRITPAVNIGYEMSNNIVDNRNGIQDITSSLTFYFGKFFIKGNHVYRPNLYMYDTDNYYGATGGYVNRNTKDGLIVDPSKVNGPINQFLLDQIANSPLIPDAGDGSLRQAIRESYLLQKIPAHLFWFSIGFSHSF from the coding sequence ATGAGGCCAAATGCTTTTGTTTTGTTTTTTGTTTTTTTCTTCTTTGGTTCCGCGCTCGTCGCCGCCGATATCGTTCGGTTGAAAAATGGACTCATCTATAGAGGAAAGGTAATTTTGGAAGACGATGAGAAAGTTCTTCTGGCTGAAAACGAAGACTTCATTCGTTATATCAATAAAGATAACGTAGTCAGCGTGACTTACGAAAAACCTCAGGATAAGGGGAAGAATGCGATCTCTTCCGATAAACCTTCGACTCCTTCCAAAAGCGAGACGACTCATACCAATCCGTATGCGGGAATTGCGGCGCCGATCGAAAGGGAACCGCCTCATGCAGGAACTCAAGGCAACGATACTACGATAGACGTGACTCACGAGATCGTTTCGGACTTTATCTGGCGGGGTTTGAGTTTCTCCGGTGAGATGGCCAACCGAAGAAGAAACGATAGTTACGCCGCCACTACGTTTGTTCCTTCCTATCAACCTACGATCAATATCAACACTCCTCTCAAAGGTTTTATGATACAATTCTGGGGAAACTTTCAATTGAACGAAAGAAACGACCGAGACAGCGACGGACGTTTTCAACTTTCGCCCGGCGGGGCGGGCCCTGCGTATCCCGGTCAAGGAAATCCTTTTACCGCTCCTAATCCCGACTTGGCAAATCAAGGTTGTGTCTACGATACGCAGAGTAATGTGATGAGCGGAAACTTTGCAACGGGACCGACTTGCGGCGGTTTGACGCCTCGTCCTTATAAGGAACAGAACGGTATGAAACGCGCTGACGGTTTATTTTACGCTTTTTATTATACGTTTGAAAAGACGAGTTGGGGTAAGTTCACCGTAGGAACCTGGTTTTACAATACGTTTAACAAAAACCCGGGTTATGTTTCCGCTCCTTTGGGAGGATACAATTCTCTCGCGGCACAAGGAGTTACGAGTTCTAACAATACTTCCAATCAGATCACTCGACTCGCTTGGCAGGAATATTATATCTTTTGGCAACTTCCTTTTCTTTCCTATATCACACCGACACTTTCTTTTTACACTCAGATGAGTCAGGAGAATGCGGGACTTGCCGCCGGAAAGAATTATCTCTCTCTCTATATGAGTCACGAATACTTCAGCGAAAAGTTTTTTCGGATCACTCCTGCGGTTAACATCGGTTACGAAATGTCGAACAATATCGTGGACAACCGAAACGGGATTCAAGATATCACGAGCAGTTTGACATTCTATTTTGGAAAATTTTTTATCAAGGGGAATCACGTTTACAGACCCAATCTGTATATGTATGATACTGATAATTACTACGGTGCGACCGGCGGTTACGTTAACCGAAATACAAAAGACGGTTTGATCGTGGATCCGTCCAAAGTCAACGGCCCGATCAATCAATTTCTACTGGATCAAATCGCAAATAGTCCTTTGATACCGGACGCGGGAGACGGTTCGCTCAGACAGGCTATAAGGGAATCGTATCTACTGCAGAAAATTCCGGCGCATTTGTTTTGGTTTAGTATTGGGTTTTCACACAGCTTTTAA
- a CDS encoding PAS domain-containing protein, with protein sequence MSNKGDSFENLKKELEESRLRIQSLENQIRENESLKDSLRKAEKRITQIIENSPDAIVILNMETGKFQSVNQRASALFGYSIEEFQTLGPIEISPPFQEDGRSSEEAALGYLKRASQGELVTFEWLHKSKSDEIISCEVRLISLPGESLLVRGSILDIRDQKKIQDELKKNQKRLESAIYGGELGLWEWDIPTNGNTFNEYWAEMLGYKLSELRPHMDTWKSLLHPEDLPLAEQALQKYMSGESPVYECEFRMKCKDGSWKWILTVGKLQDYDSNGQPLKMYGIHADINRRKKVEQKLKEKEAALSRSQKLAGLGSWEYELANDTMSVSEHLGKIYELENSSSKGIYGLELIHPDDKTRVQNYFINAISNGYIREIEYRIFTTSGKLKTILNQSELISNEKGELIKIIGSILDVSEKRKNERLLQYRLGFETLTTKVSSEIINLPSHEIPETIRSGLEKLALFLNMQRGTIVLYNSDYTTRRVIYEWIHPKAKIQKENLNQIETIDPNSFITGEMKGGRIAKIESKEDLPLDSDRELLTRNGFLSYLAIPLMIGGNLKGRLGFGSESLGIKKEPDLDQLENQLLRNFAEIIINALERKRVEEELKQERDLLSSITENSATSITVLSPEGKILYANKSSEHVLGIQSSDITSRSYNSPQWEAMSLDGGEWKEEDQPFTLVMKTGAPVYDIRHAIVTSNKEIKYLSVNGSPVKNDKGEILSLVFLVTDITESVLKERALKANEERYRTVAEQTGSIVYDYDVSTGNVTWAGAVFSLTGFKLEEFQNFNIDKWTEFIHPMDLDRVLHDLEESMTKRTKFRSTYRFRTKYGGYILVEDRGVVLYDGENKAFRMMGAMIDIAEKKKAEEMLKDSEERLRLALNAANMGNWSWEISEDKINWSEKAFQIFRTEPSLFKANLKAVSDLTHPEDKPLFEKTIQNLLAGKTAGDEYYFQHRLLLPNDDLAWIEAKGKLYRDRNSQPVRLVGTVTDITERKKAEEELKTSEMRFQTFYQFSNEAIILLEKGNIRIEDSNPAFQKLFGYSANEAAGLNLIRLLSRGSLRELRKRNFSFGGKDSVEIIAKKKNGNFFPAIVSLRTFINKGTVFYSVNVIDTTPFKEAEELRIVNNEIRVRNKLIEIQKNELENTLENLKKTQSQLIQSEKMAALGQLMAGIAHEINNPIGAVQASNQNIQECLNRFRSLLPDVQIAMGSLNAELRELFAEFIERAISSNEHFTGMEQRNRKKTIASILESRKIPTRLAVAYADTLVDMGIGELPEKFIPLLLLEQSEMILEYSSLESFFFRNTKTIQVAVDRISKILYALKNFSHFDIAGERILASVKDTIETVLTIYHNQLKKGVELQKDFEEVPPILCFPDDLLHIWTNLIYNSLQAMQFKGSITIRLRKKESELMVEVKDNGPGIPGEIQERIFEPFFTTKAPGEGSGLGLDIVKKIVEKHEGKIELESFPGMTSFKIYLPILTERV encoded by the coding sequence ATGAGCAATAAAGGCGATTCTTTCGAAAATTTAAAAAAGGAATTAGAAGAATCCCGACTTCGAATTCAATCTCTGGAGAATCAGATTCGTGAAAACGAATCCTTAAAGGATTCTCTTCGAAAGGCCGAAAAAAGAATAACTCAGATCATAGAAAATTCTCCGGACGCGATCGTAATTCTAAATATGGAGACCGGAAAATTTCAATCGGTCAATCAGAGGGCTTCCGCTCTTTTCGGATATTCCATAGAAGAATTTCAAACGCTCGGTCCGATCGAAATCAGTCCCCCTTTTCAAGAAGACGGAAGGTCGAGCGAAGAAGCTGCCCTCGGATATCTCAAAAGAGCGAGTCAAGGCGAGTTAGTCACCTTTGAATGGCTTCACAAATCCAAATCCGATGAAATCATCTCCTGCGAAGTGAGATTGATTTCTCTTCCCGGAGAAAGCCTTCTCGTCCGAGGAAGTATTCTCGATATCCGAGATCAAAAAAAGATCCAGGACGAACTCAAAAAAAATCAAAAACGGTTGGAGTCCGCGATTTACGGAGGGGAGCTGGGTCTCTGGGAATGGGATATTCCGACTAACGGAAATACGTTTAACGAATACTGGGCTGAAATGTTAGGTTACAAATTGAGCGAACTCCGTCCGCACATGGACACTTGGAAGTCCTTGCTCCATCCCGAAGATCTTCCGTTAGCCGAGCAAGCCTTGCAAAAATATATGTCCGGAGAAAGTCCCGTCTACGAATGCGAGTTTCGTATGAAGTGTAAGGACGGTTCTTGGAAGTGGATCTTAACCGTCGGCAAACTTCAGGACTACGATTCAAACGGACAACCGCTCAAGATGTACGGAATTCACGCAGATATCAACCGTCGAAAAAAAGTGGAACAAAAACTAAAAGAAAAGGAAGCAGCGCTTTCTCGTTCTCAAAAATTGGCGGGGCTCGGTTCCTGGGAATACGAACTTGCAAACGATACGATGTCAGTCTCGGAACATCTTGGAAAAATTTACGAACTGGAAAATTCCTCTTCCAAGGGAATCTACGGTCTCGAACTCATTCATCCGGACGATAAAACCCGAGTTCAAAATTATTTCATAAACGCGATCTCCAACGGATATATTCGTGAAATTGAATATAGAATTTTTACGACTTCCGGAAAATTAAAGACGATTCTCAATCAGAGCGAATTGATCTCGAACGAAAAGGGAGAACTCATAAAGATCATCGGTTCTATTTTGGACGTCAGCGAAAAAAGAAAAAACGAAAGACTTCTCCAATATCGTCTCGGTTTTGAAACGCTGACTACAAAAGTTTCGAGCGAAATCATCAATCTTCCTTCCCACGAAATCCCGGAAACCATACGATCCGGTTTGGAAAAATTAGCCCTCTTTTTGAACATGCAAAGGGGAACCATCGTCCTCTATAACTCCGATTACACGACGAGACGAGTGATCTACGAATGGATTCATCCGAAGGCAAAAATACAAAAGGAAAATCTAAATCAAATAGAAACGATCGATCCGAACAGCTTTATCACGGGCGAAATGAAAGGCGGAAGAATCGCAAAGATTGAAAGTAAAGAAGATCTTCCCCTCGATTCCGATCGCGAACTGTTGACCCGAAACGGATTCTTATCGTATCTCGCGATTCCACTGATGATCGGCGGGAACTTAAAAGGAAGACTCGGTTTCGGTTCGGAAAGTTTAGGAATCAAAAAAGAACCAGATCTCGATCAACTGGAAAATCAACTCTTAAGAAACTTTGCAGAGATTATCATCAACGCCTTGGAAAGAAAAAGAGTCGAAGAGGAATTGAAACAGGAAAGAGATCTTCTTTCCTCCATCACCGAAAACAGCGCGACTTCTATCACGGTCCTCAGTCCGGAAGGTAAAATTCTCTACGCAAATAAAAGTTCGGAACACGTTTTAGGAATTCAAAGTTCGGATATCACTTCTCGCTCTTACAATTCTCCTCAATGGGAAGCCATGTCTCTCGACGGGGGAGAATGGAAAGAAGAAGACCAACCCTTTACTCTGGTGATGAAAACCGGCGCGCCTGTCTACGATATACGACACGCGATCGTAACCTCAAACAAAGAAATCAAATATTTATCAGTAAACGGATCTCCCGTAAAAAACGACAAAGGGGAAATTCTATCCCTCGTATTTTTAGTTACCGATATCACCGAAAGTGTCTTAAAGGAACGAGCTCTCAAAGCGAACGAGGAACGATACAGAACCGTCGCGGAACAAACCGGAAGTATCGTCTACGACTACGACGTCTCCACCGGGAATGTGACCTGGGCCGGAGCCGTTTTTTCACTGACCGGATTTAAACTAGAAGAATTCCAAAACTTTAATATAGATAAATGGACTGAATTTATTCATCCGATGGATCTGGATCGAGTTTTACACGACTTGGAAGAATCCATGACCAAACGAACCAAGTTTCGTTCCACGTATCGTTTTCGAACCAAATACGGAGGTTATATTTTGGTCGAAGACAGAGGAGTTGTTCTCTACGACGGAGAAAATAAAGCCTTTCGTATGATGGGAGCGATGATAGATATCGCCGAAAAGAAAAAAGCGGAAGAGATGCTCAAGGATAGCGAAGAAAGACTTCGTCTCGCGCTCAACGCCGCCAATATGGGAAACTGGAGTTGGGAAATCAGCGAGGACAAAATCAACTGGTCCGAAAAAGCGTTTCAGATTTTTAGAACTGAACCTTCCCTTTTCAAGGCCAATCTAAAAGCCGTTTCCGATCTGACTCATCCCGAAGACAAACCCCTCTTTGAAAAAACGATTCAGAATCTCCTCGCTGGAAAAACCGCCGGAGACGAGTATTACTTTCAACATAGATTGCTTCTTCCTAACGACGATCTCGCTTGGATCGAAGCCAAAGGAAAACTCTACAGAGATCGAAATTCTCAACCGGTTCGTTTGGTCGGAACCGTAACCGATATCACCGAAAGAAAAAAAGCCGAAGAAGAACTCAAAACTTCCGAGATGAGGTTTCAGACTTTCTATCAATTTTCAAACGAAGCGATCATTTTATTAGAAAAAGGGAATATTCGAATCGAAGACTCCAATCCCGCGTTCCAAAAACTTTTCGGATATTCGGCGAATGAGGCCGCGGGTCTCAATCTCATCCGTCTTCTTTCAAGAGGTTCCTTACGTGAGTTGAGAAAAAGAAACTTTTCATTCGGGGGAAAAGATTCCGTCGAAATCATAGCCAAAAAGAAAAACGGAAATTTCTTTCCCGCGATCGTAAGCCTGAGAACCTTCATCAACAAGGGAACGGTTTTTTACTCCGTCAACGTCATCGATACGACTCCGTTTAAGGAAGCCGAAGAACTCAGGATCGTAAATAACGAAATTCGGGTCCGAAATAAACTCATCGAAATCCAAAAAAACGAATTGGAAAACACGTTGGAAAATCTAAAAAAAACCCAGTCCCAACTGATCCAATCCGAAAAAATGGCCGCGCTCGGACAACTGATGGCCGGCATCGCTCACGAAATCAACAACCCGATCGGGGCCGTACAAGCCTCCAATCAAAACATTCAAGAATGTCTCAATCGATTTCGTTCTCTTTTACCGGACGTTCAGATCGCGATGGGATCCCTCAACGCGGAACTGAGAGAGTTGTTCGCGGAATTTATAGAAAGAGCCATTTCGAGCAACGAACACTTCACCGGAATGGAACAAAGAAATCGCAAAAAAACGATCGCAAGCATATTAGAATCTCGTAAAATACCCACCCGCCTAGCGGTCGCCTACGCGGATACGTTAGTCGACATGGGGATCGGAGAACTGCCCGAAAAGTTTATTCCTCTTCTATTATTGGAACAGTCCGAAATGATCTTGGAATATTCTTCCTTAGAATCCTTCTTTTTTAGAAATACAAAAACGATTCAAGTGGCAGTGGATCGGATTTCCAAAATTCTTTACGCGCTCAAAAATTTCTCACACTTCGATATCGCGGGAGAAAGAATCCTCGCTTCGGTCAAGGATACGATCGAAACCGTTCTTACGATCTATCATAACCAGTTAAAAAAAGGAGTGGAACTGCAAAAAGATTTTGAAGAGGTTCCTCCGATTTTATGTTTTCCGGACGACCTGCTCCATATCTGGACCAATCTTATCTACAATTCTTTGCAAGCGATGCAGTTTAAGGGATCCATTACGATTCGTCTGAGAAAAAAAGAAAGCGAGTTGATGGTGGAAGTAAAAGACAACGGGCCCGGAATCCCAGGTGAAATTCAGGAAAGAATTTTTGAACCCTTCTTTACGACAAAGGCTCCGGGTGAAGGAAGCGGGCTCGGACTGGATATCGTGAAAAAGATCGTGGAGAAACACGAGGGAAAGATCGAATTGGAAAGTTTTCCCGGAATGACTTCCTTTAAGATCTATCTTCCGATTCTTACGGAACGGGTATGA
- the tmpT gene encoding thiopurine S-methyltransferase, with amino-acid sequence MDANFWHQRWSKNEIAFHEGKANPYLIGYFKDLSLAKGSRVFVPLCGKTLDIPWLLSNGYRVAGAELSQIAIEQLFSELGVKPKIERVGELDRYSADNIDIFVGDIFHLSNEILGTVDGIYDRAALVALPQEMRDRYTTHLIQITKNAPQLLVCYEYDQSMINGPPFSIQNDEVRKHYSNHYHLNLMETREVPGGMKGKCPAKENVWLLKNL; translated from the coding sequence ATGGACGCGAATTTTTGGCATCAGAGATGGAGTAAGAATGAGATCGCTTTTCACGAAGGTAAGGCGAATCCATATTTAATCGGCTATTTCAAAGATCTGTCTTTGGCAAAGGGAAGCCGAGTATTTGTACCGTTATGCGGGAAAACCCTGGATATACCTTGGTTGCTTTCAAACGGCTATCGGGTCGCCGGTGCAGAGCTAAGTCAAATTGCAATCGAACAATTATTTTCGGAACTTGGAGTGAAGCCAAAAATAGAGCGTGTGGGCGAGTTGGACCGATACAGCGCGGATAATATTGACATTTTTGTCGGTGATATATTCCATTTATCGAATGAGATTCTTGGTACGGTCGACGGGATTTACGACAGAGCGGCCTTGGTAGCGTTACCGCAAGAAATGCGCGATCGGTATACAACTCACTTGATCCAGATCACAAAAAACGCACCCCAATTGTTAGTTTGTTACGAATATGATCAAAGTATGATAAACGGTCCTCCTTTTTCGATCCAGAACGACGAAGTAAGAAAGCACTATTCCAATCATTATCATTTGAATTTAATGGAAACCAGAGAAGTTCCGGGCGGAATGAAAGGGAAATGTCCCGCAAAAGAAAACGTTTGGTTGTTGAAAAATTTGTAA
- a CDS encoding response regulator: MDKAILFVDDEALILMSMKSQVKRHLGDGYRYETALDAGEAWQIIEELVHEDVRILIIISDWLMPNVKGDEFLRQVHSKYPDIQKVIVTGHADDSSIEALKKEINLRSYLKKPWDERELVSTITTALEG; encoded by the coding sequence TTGGATAAGGCAATTCTTTTTGTAGACGATGAAGCTCTGATACTAATGAGCATGAAATCTCAGGTGAAACGTCACCTCGGGGACGGGTACAGGTACGAAACGGCTTTAGACGCCGGAGAGGCTTGGCAGATCATCGAAGAGTTGGTTCACGAAGACGTTAGAATTCTTATTATCATTTCCGATTGGTTGATGCCTAACGTGAAAGGGGATGAATTTTTAAGACAGGTTCACAGCAAATATCCAGACATCCAAAAAGTGATAGTTACAGGTCACGCGGATGATTCTTCGATTGAAGCTTTGAAAAAAGAAATCAATCTTCGCTCTTATCTCAAAAAACCTTGGGATGAAAGGGAGTTGGTTTCTACGATTACTACGGCTTTGGAAGGATAA
- a CDS encoding methyl-accepting chemotaxis protein: MSIRFRISLYLSLILLSGSLAITTINTITTYFKLTEDIKNSSSLIASRYAFEIQDFFDKALGGLRGLEFQLSHARPSREETIETLKDLAKTDPNYFGAWSVFEPGQFDSKDVQYVNKQGYDATGRFIPYINKAAGPDKPLVLEPVIYYENQDASGYFYNVPKKTGRDFIADPFAYPVSGKEILMISVVKPVRRGGKVVGVVGMDITMENMQKMLSPIRPFQGEGYLSLISPGGFYAANGQEPGLVGKDIQDPEWKKKILEGSEKQDLQIFKKDGATHFFYAFFLGNYDKRWILEVSVPDNVFWKNLGRIILETVASSLITMIIIVIVLNLIFQKLITKGINSAISFSEEIASGNLVVNNSYERTDEIGKLLQSLDRMKNNIKGIIFEIKGSSESLNSTSDKMAESSKNFYDVAQEQASASEESSAAIEELAASAENVGNSMVKAISHMKDIDGNVILLKEQIARINTEMQSLASLAGESQQQATTGESSMNQSTKAMDEIGDSASRINEILSIITDISEKTNLLALNAAIEAARAGEAGKGFAVVAEEISKLASQTSNSVQEIGQLVDSTNRAVMNGTSKVKEASGILAKLRSSVDMFGVSAKNVLESVNTQEKNTEKIHQSASSLMSFSLQIEEAVQEQKRASEEITKTIVSISDGTQEIASGADDLTGFSGNMHTQSEGLLRLIDKFKISETKEI, from the coding sequence ATGAGCATACGGTTTAGAATTTCGTTATATCTTTCTCTTATTTTATTGTCTGGTAGTCTTGCGATCACGACGATCAACACGATTACTACCTATTTTAAACTTACGGAAGATATAAAGAATTCTTCTTCTTTGATCGCGTCGAGGTATGCTTTTGAAATTCAGGACTTTTTTGATAAGGCCCTAGGAGGTTTGAGGGGATTGGAATTTCAACTTTCCCACGCAAGACCGAGCCGAGAAGAAACGATCGAAACCTTAAAGGATCTCGCGAAGACGGATCCTAATTATTTCGGAGCTTGGTCCGTATTCGAACCGGGACAGTTTGATTCTAAAGACGTGCAGTATGTAAACAAACAAGGTTATGACGCCACGGGAAGATTCATTCCTTATATCAACAAGGCCGCGGGTCCCGATAAACCTTTGGTTCTCGAACCCGTTATCTATTACGAAAATCAGGATGCGAGCGGTTACTTCTACAACGTTCCCAAAAAAACGGGAAGGGATTTTATAGCGGACCCTTTTGCGTATCCGGTTTCCGGGAAGGAGATTCTGATGATCTCGGTCGTAAAACCGGTTCGAAGAGGTGGGAAGGTCGTCGGCGTGGTGGGAATGGATATCACAATGGAGAACATGCAGAAGATGCTCTCTCCGATTCGTCCGTTTCAAGGAGAAGGATATCTCAGTTTGATTTCACCCGGCGGTTTTTACGCCGCAAACGGTCAAGAGCCCGGGTTGGTCGGTAAAGACATTCAAGATCCTGAATGGAAGAAAAAGATTTTGGAAGGAAGCGAGAAACAGGATCTTCAGATTTTCAAAAAAGATGGAGCTACTCATTTTTTCTATGCGTTCTTTTTGGGGAATTATGATAAGAGATGGATCTTGGAAGTCAGCGTTCCCGACAATGTTTTTTGGAAAAATTTAGGAAGAATCATTCTGGAAACCGTCGCTTCTTCCTTGATCACGATGATCATCATCGTAATCGTATTAAATCTAATATTCCAAAAATTGATTACAAAAGGAATCAACAGCGCCATTTCCTTTTCGGAAGAGATCGCTTCGGGTAATCTCGTCGTAAACAACAGCTATGAAAGGACCGATGAAATCGGAAAATTGCTTCAATCCTTGGATCGGATGAAGAATAATATCAAGGGAATCATTTTTGAAATCAAGGGTTCCTCCGAATCCTTGAATTCGACTTCGGATAAGATGGCCGAGTCGTCCAAGAATTTTTACGACGTAGCGCAGGAACAAGCTTCGGCATCGGAAGAATCTTCAGCGGCCATCGAAGAACTCGCCGCTTCGGCCGAAAACGTGGGAAATTCGATGGTGAAGGCGATTTCTCACATGAAGGATATCGATGGAAACGTGATTCTTCTCAAAGAACAAATCGCAAGAATCAATACCGAGATGCAATCCTTAGCTTCTCTCGCGGGAGAATCTCAACAACAAGCGACTACGGGTGAAAGTTCGATGAATCAATCCACAAAAGCGATGGATGAAATCGGAGACAGCGCTTCGAGGATCAACGAAATTCTTTCCATCATCACTGACATTTCTGAAAAGACCAACTTACTCGCGTTAAACGCAGCGATCGAAGCAGCCCGAGCCGGAGAAGCAGGAAAGGGTTTCGCAGTCGTCGCGGAAGAAATTTCCAAACTCGCCTCTCAGACTTCCAATAGCGTCCAGGAAATCGGTCAACTCGTCGATTCCACAAACCGCGCAGTGATGAACGGAACAAGCAAGGTAAAAGAAGCGTCCGGAATTCTCGCTAAGTTAAGAAGTTCGGTGGATATGTTCGGCGTTTCCGCAAAGAACGTTTTGGAATCGGTCAACACTCAGGAAAAGAATACGGAGAAGATCCACCAGAGCGCAAGTTCTCTTATGAGTTTTAGTCTTCAGATCGAAGAAGCCGTCCAAGAACAAAAACGCGCGTCCGAAGAAATTACGAAGACGATCGTAAGCATTTCGGACGGAACTCAAGAAATTGCGAGCGGCGCGGACGATCTCACGGGCTTTTCCGGAAATATGCATACTCAATCCGAAGGACTACTTCGTTTGATTGATAAGTTCAAAATTTCAGAAACGAAAGAAATCTGA